In Cystobacter ferrugineus, the following proteins share a genomic window:
- a CDS encoding TIGR04563 family protein — protein sequence MAATDHRKQSLYFPEDMLDEIQREATRQDRSLSWIVQQAWKVARGDLRKMPSPNDVFGAPPPRADGSSDGT from the coding sequence ATGGCCGCCACTGATCATCGAAAACAAAGCCTCTACTTCCCCGAAGACATGCTGGATGAAATCCAGCGCGAGGCGACGCGGCAGGATCGCTCGCTGTCGTGGATCGTCCAACAGGCCTGGAAGGTGGCCCGAGGCGATCTGCGCAAGATGCCCTCGCCCAACGATGTCTTCGGCGCCCCGCCGCCCCGCGCCGACGGCTCGTCGGACGGGACGTAG
- a CDS encoding TIGR04563 family protein: protein MAGTDKRKQSLYFPEEMLKEIQEEANRQDRSLSWVVQQAWKIARDRIKSFPAVNDVTGDERQDPREEGRS from the coding sequence ATGGCAGGCACCGACAAGCGCAAGCAGTCCCTCTACTTCCCCGAGGAGATGCTCAAGGAGATCCAGGAGGAAGCCAACCGCCAGGACCGTTCGCTCTCGTGGGTCGTCCAGCAGGCCTGGAAGATCGCTCGTGACCGCATCAAGTCGTTCCCCGCCGTCAACGACGTGACGGGTGACGAGCGACAGGACCCACGTGAGGAAGGAAGGTCCTAA
- the ftsH gene encoding ATP-dependent zinc metalloprotease FtsH yields the protein MRSTYKTIGLWVILIVLFVAFYNFFNTNGVQVEEPTFTQFLAKVEEKKVREVSVKGNTYTGKFTDSQSDFRTTGPAPDAAILEQLRKNDVDVKYEREEQNSLWLTVLGQWMPVVFLFLFFIFFMRQLQGGSGKAMTFGKSKARLLNESHNKITFADVAGADECKEELEEIVAFLKDPKKFTKLGGRIPKGVLMMGPPGTGKTLLARAVAGEAGVPFFSISGSDFVEMFVGVGASRVRDLFEQGKKNAPCIIFIDEIDAVGRHRGAGLGGGHDEREQTLNQLLVEMDGFESNEGVILIAATNRPDVLDPALQRPGRFDRRIVVPRPDLKGRLGVLKVHTRRVPLAPEVELEVIARGTPGMTGADLENLVNESALMAARQNKERVDLSDFEAAKDKVFMGPERKSMIMTEKEKRNTAVHEAGHAIIAKLLPGCDPLHKVTIIPRGQALGLTWSLPTEDKVNGYKKQILDQISMAMGGRIAEELMFNEMSSGASNDIERATETARAMVCRWGMSEKLGPLAFGKSDGEVFLGRDFNSSKDYSEETARLIDAEVRSIVMSCYERGKAVLTENLEGLKRVTDALVEYETLDAEDVNILLQGGQLTRERPPPRVMAPPTKSTEKKDKRKILDALEGLPNMEPNKA from the coding sequence GTGCGTTCGACTTACAAAACCATCGGCCTCTGGGTCATCCTGATCGTCCTCTTCGTCGCCTTCTACAACTTCTTCAATACCAACGGCGTGCAGGTGGAGGAGCCGACCTTCACCCAGTTCCTCGCCAAGGTGGAGGAGAAGAAGGTCCGCGAGGTGTCGGTCAAGGGTAATACCTACACGGGTAAATTCACCGACTCGCAGTCGGACTTCCGCACCACCGGTCCCGCGCCGGACGCGGCCATCCTCGAGCAGCTGCGCAAGAACGATGTGGACGTGAAGTACGAGCGCGAGGAGCAGAACAGTCTCTGGCTGACCGTGCTCGGCCAGTGGATGCCCGTCGTCTTCCTGTTCCTCTTCTTCATCTTCTTCATGCGCCAGCTCCAGGGTGGTAGCGGCAAGGCGATGACGTTCGGCAAGTCCAAGGCGCGGCTGCTCAACGAGAGCCACAACAAGATCACCTTCGCGGACGTGGCCGGCGCGGACGAGTGCAAGGAGGAGCTCGAGGAGATCGTCGCCTTCCTCAAGGATCCCAAGAAGTTCACCAAGCTGGGCGGCCGCATTCCCAAGGGCGTGCTGATGATGGGCCCGCCGGGAACGGGCAAGACGCTGCTGGCCCGCGCGGTGGCCGGCGAGGCGGGCGTGCCCTTCTTCTCCATCTCCGGCTCGGACTTCGTGGAGATGTTCGTCGGCGTGGGCGCCAGCCGCGTGCGCGACCTGTTCGAGCAGGGCAAGAAGAACGCCCCGTGCATCATCTTCATCGATGAGATCGACGCCGTGGGCCGTCACCGTGGCGCGGGCCTGGGCGGCGGACACGACGAGCGCGAGCAGACGCTCAACCAGCTCCTGGTGGAGATGGACGGCTTCGAGTCCAACGAGGGCGTCATCCTCATCGCCGCCACCAACCGTCCGGACGTGTTGGATCCCGCGCTGCAGCGTCCCGGCCGCTTCGATCGGCGCATCGTGGTGCCGCGCCCCGACCTCAAGGGCCGCCTGGGCGTGCTCAAGGTGCACACCCGCCGCGTGCCGCTCGCTCCCGAGGTGGAGCTGGAGGTCATCGCCCGCGGCACTCCCGGCATGACGGGCGCGGACCTGGAGAACCTCGTCAACGAGTCGGCGCTGATGGCCGCGCGGCAGAACAAGGAGCGCGTGGACCTGAGCGACTTCGAGGCCGCCAAGGACAAGGTCTTCATGGGCCCCGAGCGCAAGTCCATGATCATGACCGAGAAGGAGAAGCGGAACACCGCCGTGCACGAGGCGGGTCACGCCATCATCGCCAAGCTCTTGCCCGGCTGCGATCCGCTCCACAAGGTCACCATCATCCCGCGCGGCCAGGCCCTGGGTCTCACCTGGAGCCTGCCCACCGAGGACAAGGTCAACGGCTACAAGAAGCAGATCCTCGATCAGATCTCCATGGCCATGGGCGGCCGCATCGCCGAGGAGCTCATGTTCAACGAGATGAGCTCGGGCGCCTCCAACGACATCGAGCGCGCCACGGAGACGGCGCGCGCCATGGTGTGCCGCTGGGGCATGAGCGAGAAGCTGGGGCCCCTGGCCTTCGGCAAGAGCGACGGGGAGGTGTTCCTCGGCCGTGACTTCAACTCGAGCAAGGACTACTCCGAGGAGACCGCGCGGCTCATCGACGCCGAGGTGCGCAGCATCGTGATGAGCTGCTACGAGCGCGGCAAGGCGGTGCTCACCGAGAACCTCGAGGGCCTCAAGCGCGTCACCGACGCCCTGGTGGAGTACGAGACGCTGGACGCCGAGGACGTGAACATCCTCCTGCAGGGCGGTCAGCTCACGCGCGAGCGCCCGCCGCCCCGCGTCATGGCCCCGCCCACCAAGTCCACCGAGAAGAAGGACAAGCGGAAGATCCTCGACGCGCTCGAGGGACTGCCCAACATGGAGCCGAACAAGGCCTGA
- the tilS gene encoding tRNA lysidine(34) synthetase TilS, with amino-acid sequence MPVMGEKSLLFSRNLSGCYRQLGLEGGSVLLAVSGGADSCALLVGTALVREALSLRVEVATLDHGLRPEARRDTEAVVRLAARWELPCHVRELGLRRGPGVEERARHARYAALEALRRERGLGVVATAHTATDQAETLLMRLLRGTALRGAIGIHRAGPALVRPLLGYTREEVEAFLAEQGTGFVHDGMNEDRTFLRARLRHDLLPALSAAVGFSVVPHLAAFTRVAAEDEALLARLADEAWGRLVLPDGSLDAVGVRALEPALRRRVLVRLMTGVGAEVDGPSLDRVLDAVAEGGTVTLRGGHVPGGLRLMAMGGRVRCVRREEPAGEAVACLVLEGEGSQGIQPGTQWHFGVGSGTPPPGALALPLREETRWPLTVRTRRAGDRVRGPAGSRKLQDVLVDGRVPREHRDRVPVVTDAGGGVLWVPGVWNSPDAGAVRLYLWALPPGTGMPGGSAL; translated from the coding sequence ATGCCGGTCATGGGTGAGAAGAGCCTCTTGTTTTCGCGAAACCTCTCGGGGTGCTACCGCCAGCTCGGCCTGGAGGGAGGCTCGGTGCTGTTGGCCGTCTCGGGGGGCGCGGACTCGTGCGCCCTGCTGGTGGGAACGGCGCTCGTGCGCGAGGCGCTGTCGCTGCGGGTGGAGGTGGCCACGCTCGATCATGGTCTGCGGCCCGAGGCCCGGCGGGACACCGAGGCGGTCGTCCGGCTGGCGGCTCGGTGGGAACTGCCGTGTCATGTCCGTGAGCTGGGCCTGCGGCGGGGCCCGGGGGTGGAGGAGCGGGCCCGGCACGCCCGCTACGCGGCGCTGGAGGCGTTGCGGCGCGAGCGTGGGTTGGGAGTGGTGGCCACGGCGCACACGGCGACGGACCAGGCCGAGACGCTCCTCATGCGGCTGCTGCGAGGCACCGCCCTGCGCGGCGCCATCGGCATCCACCGGGCGGGTCCCGCGCTCGTTCGCCCGCTCCTCGGGTATACGCGCGAGGAGGTGGAGGCCTTTCTCGCCGAGCAGGGCACGGGCTTCGTGCATGACGGCATGAACGAGGATCGGACCTTCCTCCGGGCGCGGCTGAGGCACGATCTGCTGCCCGCGCTCTCCGCGGCGGTGGGCTTCTCCGTGGTGCCGCACCTGGCGGCCTTCACCCGCGTGGCGGCCGAGGATGAGGCGCTGCTCGCCCGCCTGGCCGACGAGGCCTGGGGCCGGCTCGTGCTGCCGGATGGGAGTCTGGACGCGGTGGGCGTGCGCGCCCTGGAGCCGGCCCTGCGCCGCCGGGTGCTCGTCCGCCTGATGACCGGAGTGGGAGCGGAAGTGGATGGGCCCTCGCTCGACCGGGTGCTGGACGCGGTGGCGGAGGGGGGGACGGTGACGCTGCGCGGGGGGCATGTGCCGGGGGGCCTGCGGCTCATGGCCATGGGGGGACGGGTGCGCTGCGTGCGCCGGGAGGAGCCCGCAGGCGAGGCGGTGGCCTGCCTGGTCCTGGAAGGGGAGGGGAGCCAGGGCATCCAGCCCGGAACGCAATGGCACTTCGGGGTGGGGTCCGGGACACCGCCTCCGGGGGCGCTCGCCCTGCCGCTGCGGGAGGAAACCCGGTGGCCGCTCACGGTGAGGACGCGCCGCGCCGGAGACAGGGTGCGCGGTCCCGCCGGCTCCCGGAAGCTGCAGGACGTGCTGGTGGACGGCCGCGTTCCCCGTGAGCACCGGGACCGGGTGCCGGTCGTCACGGACGCCGGGGGGGGGGTGCTCTGGGTGCCAGGGGTGTGGAATTCGCCGGACGCGGGCGCTGTACGGCTGTATCTCTGGGCGCTGCCTCCTGGCACGGGCATGCCCGGGGGCTCTGCGTTATAG
- a CDS encoding 5'-nucleotidase C-terminal domain-containing protein, with protein sequence MSRPLTVTLLALALAPGLSCLRYNDQCQPLVEDPETVLGNLGEAVYLDRIYTRHDNHALGQLAADALRHAEDGSRAPADLGILNGGALRAEGLCVTRTSIPPGPLKNGLMHEVMLFENSVVTVDLTEKQLVAMFEHSVEGLSPEGQPILAPSGAFLQVSEGTSLRVDCSRPVGQRVLELKVNDRVVSLPPRDNVPYYRVAMSSFLALGGDGYGAIFKDAASDVARNPATASTPSKGRTTDVTLTVARMRDQHADPKPPLYEEERIILEHCAKPSRPVVR encoded by the coding sequence ATGTCTCGACCGCTCACCGTCACGCTGCTGGCGCTGGCCCTGGCTCCGGGCCTGAGCTGCCTGCGCTACAACGACCAGTGTCAGCCCCTGGTGGAGGATCCCGAGACGGTCCTCGGCAACCTGGGCGAGGCTGTCTACCTCGACCGCATCTACACGCGGCATGACAACCATGCGCTCGGGCAGCTCGCCGCGGATGCGCTGCGCCACGCCGAGGACGGCTCCCGGGCCCCCGCGGACCTGGGCATCCTCAACGGAGGCGCCCTGCGTGCCGAGGGCCTGTGCGTCACCCGCACGTCCATCCCCCCGGGGCCGCTGAAGAATGGCCTCATGCACGAGGTGATGCTCTTCGAGAACTCCGTGGTGACGGTGGACCTCACCGAGAAGCAGCTCGTGGCCATGTTCGAGCACTCGGTGGAGGGACTGTCACCGGAGGGTCAGCCCATCCTCGCGCCCTCGGGTGCCTTCCTGCAGGTGTCCGAGGGCACCTCGCTGCGCGTGGACTGCTCGCGTCCGGTGGGACAGCGCGTGCTGGAGCTGAAGGTGAATGACCGCGTGGTGTCCTTGCCCCCGCGCGACAACGTCCCGTACTACCGGGTGGCCATGTCGTCGTTCCTGGCACTGGGCGGAGACGGCTACGGCGCCATCTTCAAGGACGCGGCTTCCGACGTGGCGCGCAACCCCGCCACGGCGAGCACGCCTTCCAAAGGCCGGACCACGGACGTGACCCTCACCGTGGCGAGGATGCGTGACCAGCATGCCGACCCGAAGCCCCCCTTGTACGAGGAGGAGCGCATCATCCTGGAGCACTGCGCGAAACCTTCCCGGCCCGTGGTTCGCTAG